From Arcticibacter tournemirensis, one genomic window encodes:
- a CDS encoding glycosyltransferase: MPAQPDVVIIAPCFNENRTVEVFLADLEKALESLAYRFRIVIIDDGSTDDTLEILKSIELKADNLELSILTLQFNSGHQGAIYQGLLYCSNLPCDKFIIMDSDGEDDPTAIKELVKINGFDIVHVIRGKRNESFSFKLAYYFYKIIFRAITGKVLNFGNYCMINKKIVLNSCHTSFIHFAAHLSKQKAKSKGIVYDRRKRLDGKSKMSFQGLVNHAFKSFIEYGEELLMVFLKLFVVIGIFMLIMVGVVLYKKFISMEAVIGWASTILSSLFNMALISLGFFILGILMLNVISRGKNIKEVIYEEIEKQPFLQDKYS, encoded by the coding sequence ATGCCAGCTCAACCAGATGTAGTAATCATAGCTCCCTGCTTCAATGAAAACAGAACCGTCGAGGTGTTTCTTGCTGATCTCGAGAAAGCGCTGGAATCGTTGGCGTATCGATTTAGGATCGTTATTATTGATGATGGCTCTACAGATGATACACTTGAGATACTGAAAAGCATAGAGTTAAAGGCAGACAATCTTGAACTTTCCATTCTTACATTGCAGTTCAATTCTGGTCACCAGGGTGCGATTTACCAGGGTTTATTGTACTGCAGCAACTTGCCTTGCGATAAATTTATTATTATGGACTCTGACGGCGAAGATGACCCAACGGCAATAAAGGAGCTTGTTAAGATTAATGGCTTCGATATAGTCCATGTAATACGGGGAAAGAGAAACGAAAGCTTCTCTTTTAAGCTGGCGTATTATTTTTATAAGATCATATTTAGAGCGATAACCGGAAAGGTGTTAAACTTCGGTAACTATTGTATGATCAATAAAAAAATAGTTCTTAATTCATGTCATACTTCGTTTATCCATTTTGCTGCCCATCTTTCGAAGCAGAAGGCAAAAAGCAAGGGAATAGTTTATGACCGGAGAAAAAGGCTTGACGGGAAATCTAAAATGAGTTTCCAGGGTTTGGTTAATCATGCTTTTAAATCATTTATCGAATATGGAGAAGAGCTGTTAATGGTTTTCCTTAAGCTTTTTGTTGTCATCGGCATCTTTATGCTGATTATGGTGGGAGTGGTTCTTTATAAGAAGTTCATATCTATGGAGGCTGTGATTGGATGGGCAAGTACTATTTTATCTAGCTTATTTAATATGGCTCTAATCAGTCTTGGCTTCTTTATCCTGGGAATCCTGATGTTAAATGTAATATCAAGAGGGAAAAATATAAAAGAGGTAATTTACGAAGAGATAGAAAAACAACCCTTTTTACAAGATAAGTACTCATGA
- a CDS encoding ArnT family glycosyltransferase: MTISKEKWPNGVIMKISFIISALAFLIMIAIRLKLTFSISTDLAGVEQNVIYSIQTFLDTGKLYTDPGHLPFSITQYTPIYHYVCAFTAKAFHVDPLSDIQQLYLIGRTWNIVFNVLSAVSVYLIARRFGLHWPLAAILGFLAFISVFRQGFSVRPDSLYDCFSLWSVYLLIVFLDERKPARSKLEYLFISLVLSVCAIFTKQSGIQLPVIFLTFFLFVREWKAFASASAIYLMVFSAFLLFFVMLYKDAFLKNVIGGLDNGISIHWFQSRVWGNGFKIKVILPAAAALYIVVAKLLVFKGDTIERFLCFCISGMFVFSAITILKDGSNIQYFYVPVCLTFVLIAHYTNSHIKHWRLYRLALPGLSFLLMMLLAVNVRHHFQWLRDIEYVKKARIGEKERAARAVAEYFYKDLGIGANDYIFADLAIESADLKINGRRGINNLLFRNCVVPQLEMFDAIKKAKVLGFENFDKCLKEGQIKYIISSNPPNSFQLTENLILLRDRNYLLLKRIGGYSIYKYRGS; this comes from the coding sequence ATGACCATTTCAAAAGAAAAATGGCCTAATGGTGTTATAATGAAGATAAGTTTCATTATTTCGGCCTTAGCGTTTTTAATAATGATTGCTATCAGGCTTAAACTGACGTTTAGTATAAGTACAGATTTGGCAGGCGTAGAACAAAATGTTATTTATAGTATTCAAACCTTCCTTGATACCGGTAAGTTGTATACCGATCCCGGACATCTTCCTTTTTCTATAACGCAATATACTCCTATATACCATTACGTGTGTGCGTTTACAGCAAAGGCGTTTCATGTCGATCCTCTGTCAGATATACAACAGCTATATTTGATTGGCCGCACGTGGAATATAGTATTTAATGTTTTATCGGCTGTATCTGTATATCTGATTGCCAGGAGGTTCGGACTCCACTGGCCTCTTGCAGCAATTCTGGGCTTTCTCGCCTTTATTTCTGTTTTCCGGCAAGGATTCAGCGTTCGTCCCGACTCATTATACGACTGCTTTTCACTATGGTCGGTATACCTCCTGATTGTTTTCCTGGACGAAAGAAAACCGGCCAGATCAAAGCTTGAATATTTGTTCATTTCCCTGGTGCTCTCTGTGTGCGCTATTTTTACGAAGCAGAGCGGAATACAGCTTCCCGTTATTTTTCTTACCTTCTTTTTATTTGTCAGGGAATGGAAGGCATTTGCATCTGCATCGGCGATTTACCTGATGGTTTTTTCCGCCTTCCTGCTTTTCTTTGTTATGCTCTATAAAGATGCGTTTCTAAAAAATGTGATTGGCGGTCTTGATAATGGGATTAGTATCCATTGGTTTCAGAGCCGTGTTTGGGGAAATGGTTTTAAGATAAAAGTTATACTCCCTGCTGCTGCGGCACTCTATATAGTAGTTGCCAAGCTATTGGTTTTTAAAGGAGATACCATCGAACGGTTTCTATGTTTCTGTATCTCGGGAATGTTTGTGTTCTCTGCAATCACTATATTGAAGGATGGTTCCAATATTCAGTATTTTTATGTGCCCGTTTGCCTGACGTTTGTGCTCATCGCTCATTATACCAACTCACATATCAAACATTGGCGGCTATATCGTTTAGCTTTACCGGGACTGTCTTTTTTACTCATGATGCTATTAGCAGTCAATGTGAGGCATCATTTTCAGTGGCTCAGGGATATTGAATATGTTAAAAAAGCCCGGATCGGCGAGAAGGAGCGTGCAGCGAGAGCAGTTGCCGAATATTTTTACAAAGATCTTGGGATTGGCGCGAACGATTACATCTTTGCCGATTTGGCGATTGAGAGTGCCGACTTAAAAATTAATGGCAGAAGGGGCATTAATAATCTGTTATTCCGCAATTGTGTTGTACCGCAATTAGAGATGTTTGACGCTATTAAAAAAGCGAAGGTCCTTGGGTTTGAAAACTTTGATAAATGCCTGAAAGAAGGGCAGATAAAGTACATCATTTCATCAAACCCTCCAAATAGTTTTCAGCTGACGGAGAATTTAATATTGCTGCGTGATCGAAACTATCTTTTATTGAAGCGAATAGGAGGTTATTCCATTTATAAATATCGGGGCTCGTAA
- a CDS encoding trypsin-like peptidase domain-containing protein has product MKKHKLNTLLVAIFFITIHNVLYAQKFDRAGIECTIHKAVNKAYNTSVRIWGFDIVKQMQTSGQFSGVVVSAEGHILTAAHVNVPGNTYKVMFADGTEYFAKGLGEIELAGNRTIPDVAMMKIMGKFKGPYAEMGWSYSLKKDEPCISIAYPESLNQPLPTVRFGRIADPNNKYGFVQSTCIMEPGDSGGPLFDYFGRVIGLHSAIDVSESDNFEIPVDLYRKYWTALNKEETYKEYPQLKDTIGIDPLIGKIITVPGLQKPEKNFTALISRLNTYSLPVQSNINDIVQTVFGTLFSLKGSTFDKKFDNRSILVSKSSMVGEDPGVVWKGKKIEARVILRDKETDLILLEMDWKRNSGIEVAELSPDTSDFEQLGKFLISPLGGDTSKISVLGSREISLPKLASSAYLGTEVGMKQGWVTLTDIKQSSPAAEAGLKQGDQVLNLNGINIETSDDFSNALKKYWPGDEIKIKVMRPDSLRSVDITLIKEVVLGSRPQRNNGHPAEMFAGGKSSRRDGFAGVFVHDAVLRPEQCGGPVFDATGRFYGINIARYSRTASLIIPSQSVLRLIDRYIQSELSASMLSKQ; this is encoded by the coding sequence ATGAAAAAACATAAGCTAAATACACTATTAGTAGCCATATTCTTTATTACCATCCACAATGTTCTTTACGCTCAGAAGTTTGACAGAGCAGGCATAGAGTGTACAATACATAAAGCGGTGAACAAAGCGTACAACACCAGCGTGAGGATTTGGGGGTTTGACATAGTTAAGCAAATGCAAACCAGCGGTCAGTTTAGCGGAGTTGTGGTGAGTGCCGAAGGACACATTCTTACAGCGGCACATGTAAACGTTCCGGGCAACACCTACAAAGTAATGTTCGCCGATGGAACTGAATATTTCGCCAAAGGCCTGGGAGAAATCGAGCTTGCCGGCAACAGGACCATACCTGACGTTGCTATGATGAAAATCATGGGCAAGTTTAAAGGCCCTTACGCTGAAATGGGCTGGTCCTATTCACTGAAAAAGGACGAACCTTGTATCAGTATTGCTTATCCCGAAAGCCTCAACCAGCCCTTGCCAACAGTGCGGTTTGGACGGATTGCGGATCCGAACAATAAGTACGGATTTGTACAATCTACCTGCATCATGGAGCCCGGCGATTCGGGAGGTCCGTTGTTCGATTACTTCGGGCGGGTGATAGGACTGCACAGCGCCATTGACGTTTCAGAAAGTGACAATTTTGAAATACCGGTAGATCTTTACAGGAAATACTGGACAGCCCTGAACAAAGAAGAAACATATAAAGAATACCCCCAGCTAAAAGACACCATAGGGATAGATCCCTTGATTGGTAAAATTATAACAGTCCCGGGACTTCAAAAACCGGAGAAGAACTTCACAGCCCTCATTTCCAGATTAAATACGTACTCTCTGCCGGTTCAAAGCAACATAAATGATATTGTCCAAACAGTATTTGGAACTCTCTTTTCATTAAAGGGATCTACATTCGATAAAAAGTTCGATAACAGAAGCATCCTGGTTAGCAAAAGCTCAATGGTAGGAGAGGATCCCGGTGTAGTATGGAAAGGTAAAAAGATTGAAGCCAGGGTAATTCTAAGGGATAAGGAAACCGACTTGATACTGTTAGAAATGGATTGGAAGCGCAATAGTGGGATAGAGGTTGCAGAATTAAGCCCCGATACATCAGATTTTGAGCAGTTAGGCAAATTCCTCATATCTCCTCTGGGCGGCGATACCAGTAAAATAAGTGTATTGGGCAGTCGGGAAATCAGCTTACCGAAACTAGCCAGTTCTGCCTATCTCGGCACAGAGGTAGGGATGAAGCAAGGCTGGGTGACATTAACTGATATTAAACAAAGCTCTCCGGCCGCTGAAGCCGGCCTGAAACAAGGAGACCAGGTGCTGAACCTTAACGGCATAAATATCGAAACCTCTGATGATTTTTCAAACGCACTTAAAAAATACTGGCCGGGCGATGAGATTAAGATCAAAGTGATGAGGCCTGACAGTTTGCGTTCAGTAGATATTACGCTGATAAAAGAAGTTGTTTTGGGAAGCCGGCCTCAACGCAATAATGGTCACCCCGCCGAAATGTTCGCGGGCGGCAAAAGCAGCAGACGCGACGGTTTCGCAGGGGTGTTTGTCCACGATGCAGTTCTACGCCCCGAACAGTGCGGAGGGCCTGTTTTTGATGCTACAGGCCGTTTTTACGGTATAAATATTGCACGCTATAGTCGCACAGCTAGCTTGATTATTCCTTCTCAGTCTGTTCTCCGGTTAATCGACAGGTACATACAGTCTGAACTATCTGCATCGATGCTTTCGAAGCAATAG
- a CDS encoding glycosyltransferase encodes MNKPAGILAWPAYATREGNPYNYILYSNIEKKGYKVHEFMFTPRFVLRALLFQNYKILHIHWPSSILSYSNHFKASLRLILFRLFINTIKLFNKKVIWTVHNLEAHESKNAALQKKMYSFLYKKADGFISLNRDGLKIIKEKAASAGRQKFCYIPHPHYRGYYPNETSMEAARKQLSVPAGKFVILFIGQIRTYKNVTGLIRAFKELDLENKYLLIAGGVHPEVRDQLFKEAEGLDEFQLNEKFLPDSELQVYLNASDLVVTPYSNIFNSGSVFLNLSFNKPTLAPALGIFPELREVAGPQYIKLFSGKLDSGQLLKSVVEVEAESDIVMQPDLSSFDPDHVASETIAFYEQFL; translated from the coding sequence ATGAACAAACCGGCAGGAATATTAGCGTGGCCGGCCTATGCCACACGTGAAGGCAACCCTTATAATTATATTCTTTACAGCAATATAGAGAAAAAAGGATATAAAGTACACGAATTTATGTTTACTCCGAGATTCGTTTTAAGGGCATTGCTATTTCAAAACTATAAGATACTTCATATTCATTGGCCTAGTAGCATTTTATCCTATTCAAACCATTTCAAGGCAAGCCTACGCCTGATATTGTTTCGGTTGTTTATCAATACAATAAAGCTTTTCAATAAGAAGGTGATCTGGACGGTTCATAATCTCGAGGCACATGAAAGTAAAAATGCAGCCCTTCAGAAGAAGATGTATTCATTTCTCTACAAGAAAGCGGATGGATTTATCAGCCTGAATAGAGATGGGTTAAAAATCATTAAAGAAAAAGCAGCGAGTGCCGGCAGACAGAAATTCTGTTATATTCCCCACCCCCATTACCGCGGCTACTATCCCAATGAAACCTCGATGGAAGCAGCCCGCAAACAACTTTCGGTACCTGCTGGTAAATTTGTAATCCTTTTTATTGGCCAGATACGAACCTATAAGAACGTGACGGGACTTATAAGGGCGTTTAAGGAGCTAGATCTGGAAAATAAATATCTTTTAATTGCCGGGGGCGTACATCCGGAGGTAAGAGACCAGCTTTTTAAAGAAGCTGAAGGCCTTGACGAGTTTCAGTTAAATGAAAAATTTCTTCCCGATTCAGAACTACAAGTCTATCTTAATGCGTCAGATCTGGTTGTAACACCTTATTCAAATATATTTAATTCAGGCTCAGTCTTTTTAAACTTGAGCTTTAACAAGCCTACTCTTGCTCCGGCGCTGGGCATTTTCCCCGAATTAAGGGAGGTAGCCGGTCCTCAATATATTAAACTATTTTCAGGTAAATTAGATTCGGGACAGTTGCTTAAGAGTGTTGTAGAGGTTGAAGCTGAATCGGACATCGTAATGCAGCCAGATCTATCCTCGTTCGATCCGGATCATGTGGCAAGTGAAACGATTGCTTTTTATGAACAGTTTCTTTAA
- a CDS encoding SDR family NAD(P)-dependent oxidoreductase, translating to MKKLSNKVAVITGASKGIGAGIAKSLAAEGASVVVNYASSKTDADKVVAEIVNNGGKAITLQGDVSKAADVSRLFDETAKAFGPVDILVNNAGVYKFGQIEQINEEDFHYQFNINVLGLLLATQGALKNFNSAGGSIINIGSVVSNIAPVGSSIYTATKGAVDSITHVLSKELGPKKIRVNSINPGMVETEGTHAAGFIGSDMHLEAERTTPLGRIGQPEDIALIAVFLASDESRWLTGETLLAGGGIR from the coding sequence ATGAAAAAATTATCAAACAAAGTAGCGGTTATAACAGGAGCTTCAAAAGGAATTGGAGCAGGTATAGCCAAAAGTCTTGCAGCAGAAGGTGCATCTGTAGTAGTGAATTATGCATCATCTAAAACCGATGCCGACAAAGTAGTAGCAGAAATCGTTAACAATGGAGGAAAAGCCATCACCTTGCAGGGTGACGTATCGAAGGCAGCCGATGTTAGTCGTTTGTTCGACGAAACCGCAAAGGCGTTCGGACCGGTTGACATTCTTGTTAACAATGCCGGAGTGTATAAATTCGGACAAATTGAACAAATCAATGAAGAGGATTTTCATTATCAGTTCAATATCAATGTGCTAGGCTTGCTGCTGGCAACCCAGGGAGCTTTGAAAAATTTCAACTCAGCTGGAGGTAGTATCATTAATATCGGCTCGGTAGTGAGCAACATCGCTCCGGTAGGAAGTTCGATTTATACTGCCACAAAGGGGGCAGTAGATTCAATTACTCATGTTTTATCGAAAGAACTCGGCCCTAAAAAAATTAGGGTAAATTCTATTAATCCAGGTATGGTAGAAACAGAAGGGACGCATGCCGCGGGATTCATTGGCAGCGATATGCACCTGGAAGCGGAGCGAACAACGCCACTGGGGCGCATTGGTCAGCCGGAAGACATTGCTCTGATTGCTGTCTTCCTTGCTTCCGACGAATCCAGATGGTTGACTGGCGAAACCCTGCTGGCTGGCGGTGGTATAAGATAA
- a CDS encoding TetR/AcrR family transcriptional regulator has translation MARTKDFDEKKVLDKAINLFWLKGYNGTSMQDLVEELGISRSSLYDTYGDKHTLYLKALESYQCGTSGKLCAIIHDSKSAKETIRALLDFITSELLNDKAHKGCFLVNAEVEVAPHDAQVNQMICQNDQQVEDVFYKVISKGQESGEITNKQDARALARFTFNTVKGIRVAAKTTNDKAVFDDIIKLALSILD, from the coding sequence ATGGCAAGGACGAAGGATTTTGATGAAAAGAAAGTGCTGGACAAGGCAATTAATCTATTTTGGTTAAAAGGGTACAATGGTACTTCTATGCAGGATCTGGTGGAAGAACTTGGCATAAGCCGGTCGAGCCTGTACGATACTTACGGAGATAAGCATACATTATATCTGAAAGCCTTAGAATCGTACCAATGCGGGACTTCCGGCAAACTTTGTGCAATCATTCACGATTCAAAATCAGCCAAAGAAACGATCAGGGCCTTACTCGATTTTATTACCTCCGAACTCCTGAACGACAAGGCACACAAAGGTTGTTTTCTTGTGAATGCAGAAGTTGAAGTTGCTCCGCACGATGCTCAAGTAAATCAAATGATCTGCCAAAACGATCAGCAGGTTGAAGATGTTTTTTACAAAGTTATTTCAAAAGGCCAGGAAAGTGGCGAAATAACGAATAAACAGGATGCCAGGGCACTCGCCAGGTTTACCTTCAATACCGTTAAGGGCATCCGCGTAGCAGCTAAAACAACTAATGACAAAGCTGTTTTCGACGATATCATTAAACTGGCGCTCTCTATATTGGATTAA
- a CDS encoding glycosyltransferase family 8 protein, producing the protein MDSKERISIVIVSDNAFMVMLATLIKSIEVNHKSDEIIDFYIVEDHVTKTNREKLLASVSSPFINFTFYKMNDILPVGREQLVDKSSFPLNVYVRFFVPDFIPQHISKILYLDADMVVNADISELWNIDIGQYVIGAAIDRAKVVSSTWAGIPNYKELGLHADTKYFNAGLQIINAFKWRSENITERLMKCKLDNEAFLKFNDQYCLNVVFANNWYELSSKWNCFPDSTEPDPNLIHFIGDKPIYTTYTFNEDYKNRFYYYLSMTKWRGFKALSGNRLRINKLINKIRKKLV; encoded by the coding sequence ATGGATTCAAAGGAAAGAATATCAATTGTAATTGTTTCTGACAACGCATTTATGGTTATGCTTGCTACTTTGATCAAAAGTATCGAGGTTAACCACAAATCCGATGAAATAATAGACTTCTACATCGTTGAAGATCACGTAACAAAAACAAACCGGGAAAAGTTATTGGCGTCGGTAAGCTCTCCTTTTATCAATTTTACTTTTTATAAAATGAATGATATACTGCCGGTAGGAAGAGAGCAACTTGTTGACAAGTCGTCTTTCCCTCTTAATGTATATGTAAGATTTTTTGTTCCCGATTTTATTCCTCAGCATATCAGTAAGATATTATATTTAGACGCCGATATGGTTGTCAATGCCGATATATCCGAGTTATGGAACATTGATATTGGCCAATATGTTATAGGGGCTGCGATTGACAGGGCCAAAGTTGTAAGCAGCACCTGGGCTGGAATTCCGAACTATAAGGAGCTTGGCCTGCATGCCGATACGAAGTATTTTAATGCAGGACTGCAGATCATTAATGCGTTTAAGTGGCGTAGCGAAAATATTACAGAGAGGTTAATGAAGTGTAAGCTGGATAATGAAGCCTTCCTGAAGTTTAACGACCAGTATTGCCTGAACGTTGTTTTTGCTAACAACTGGTATGAATTAAGTTCGAAGTGGAACTGTTTTCCTGACTCCACCGAGCCTGATCCTAATCTGATCCATTTTATTGGAGATAAACCTATTTATACCACATATACCTTTAATGAGGATTATAAAAACCGATTCTATTATTATCTTAGCATGACAAAATGGAGAGGATTCAAAGCTCTTAGTGGTAACAGGCTTAGAATTAATAAACTCATTAATAAGATCAGAAAAAAACTGGTTTAA